In Nilaparvata lugens isolate BPH unplaced genomic scaffold, ASM1435652v1 scaffold4251, whole genome shotgun sequence, the DNA window TTTCCAGCCCCTGATTACGTTACTAAAGCACTTGCAGATGTCGCCGCTGGAGAGGAAGCACTTCTCCATCAATATACTAGAGGATTTGTAAGTAATTgcaatattttctcaaaaaatacagAATGCACATTATTATTTAGCTACTCAAAAGAAATAGTTCGTTTGAATTTACTTAATTAGTTTAATAACCAAAGGCAGATAGCGCCTTTACgtgcaaatttatttgaaaattcaacactGTACAACACATGGCTTAAGTCGACTCAATACGACTGCAGTTTAAAAATTTTCCGACCCAACCATGAATATGACAACCCTGGTTGGTAATCTTTTTGGTAAAATTTCAATCGTTACTCACTTAAATTTCAGGCATTCGGACTTATTATTCAATCTACAGTCTTTTGTAACATAAGATTTAATATTGTGCTACAAAATTCAGTGTGCAACTATTAAAATATATCGAAAATGTTACACTGGGTCTTG includes these proteins:
- the LOC120355690 gene encoding kynurenine--oxoglutarate transaminase 3-like isoform X2; translated protein: MSKEKFQLPDRYKTVGNSVWNEFTQLAIEHKPLNLGQGFPDFPAPDYVTKALADVAAGEEALLHQYTRGFVSNCNIFSKNTECTLLFSYSKEIVRLNLLN